A genomic window from Gossypium hirsutum isolate 1008001.06 chromosome D10, Gossypium_hirsutum_v2.1, whole genome shotgun sequence includes:
- the LOC107914318 gene encoding uncharacterized protein encodes MSPPQPPPSAPPLPQLEPSDHSPQLPLSAGLMLMPPPVPLYKHPSWSPDIFRDEAWLRRKGNSKKRRSKSVTDEDLDELKACIELGFGFDSPEVDPRLSETFPALGLYYAVNKSYNDAISKPSTSPPSVVSDCDSIPSPIGSPHAIVGPGDNPRTVKTRLRQWAQVVACSVRQNS; translated from the exons ATGTCCCCACCCCAACCACCGCCATCGGCACCGCCGTTGCCACAACTGGAACCATCAGATCATTCACCACAACTTCCGTTGTCGGCGGGGCTGATGCTGATGCCGCCGCCGGTTCCGCTTTACAAACATCCATCATGGTCGCCAGACATTTTCCGGGACGAAGCATGGCTTAGAAGGAAAGGAAACAGCAAGAAAAGGAGAAGCAAGAGCGTAACAGATGAAGACCTCGATGAACTCAAGGCTTGTATTGAGTTGGGATTCGGCTTTGATTCCCCTGAGGTGGATCCACGTTTGTCCGAAACTTTTCCTGCTTTGGGTCTTTATTATGCTGTTAATAAGAGCTACAACGACGCCATCTCCAAGCCTTCCACCTCCCCTCCTTCAGTTGTATCGGATTGTGATAGTATTCCTTCCCCTATTGGCAGCCCCCACGCTATTGTTGGCCCTG GAGATAACCCGCGAACGGTGAAGACAAGGTTGAGGCAATGGGCGCAGGTGGTTGCTTGTTCGGTGAGGCAAAACTCATGA
- the LOC107914320 gene encoding protein RALF-like 34, with the protein MASSSSVLLSKLLLPLFITHIVLTTSIVEAQVEDTSLKLVRDALERPLPISSYSELNDDEEIDDDDDDDDDDDDGGENGYSRRSLFWKRMGYYISYGALWANRIPCPPRSGRSYYTHNCFKVHGPVHPYTRGCSRITRCRR; encoded by the coding sequence ATGGCTTCTTCTTCATCAGTACTTCTCAGCAAGCTTCTTCTCCCCCTTTTCATCACTCACATTGTCCTTACAACCTCCATAGTCGAAGCTCAAGTCGAAGATACAAGTTTGAAGCTGGTCAGAGATGCTTTAGAAAGGCCACTTCCAATCTCAAGTTACAGTGAGTTAAATGACGATGAAGagatagatgatgatgatgatgatgatgatgatgatgatgatggtggtgAAAATGGGTACAGTCGAAGATCTTTGTTTTGGAAGAGAATGGGGTACTACATTTCATACGGGGCGCTTTGGGCTAACAGGATCCCGTGCCCACCAAGGTCAGGCAGATCTTACTACACTCACAACTGTTTCAAGGTCCACGGGCCTGTTCATCCTTACACTAGGGGTTGTTCAAGGATCACTCGCTGCAGGAGATGA